One Vespa crabro chromosome 9, iyVesCrab1.2, whole genome shotgun sequence genomic region harbors:
- the LOC124427097 gene encoding uncharacterized protein LOC124427097, with translation MYVISSKRIVVGCIQLIMRCGRNNLDVDDVDDMPEYDVHDVPVHFQPQIFPMALQQRQEVFQHRPDAPGTRRRSPPEIVSKMIQALEELTETKSLPAIDKVRGCHRLTFESSFRLVNEENS, from the exons ATCATCAAAAAGGATTGTAGTTGGAtgtattcaattaattatgcGATGTGGTCGTAATAATCTCGATGTTGACGACGTAGACGATATGCCCGAATATGACGTTCATGATGTCCctg TGCATTTCCAACCGCAAATCTTTCCTATGGCTTTGCAACAACGACAAGAGGTCTTTCAACATAGACCAGATGCACCAGGAACGAGAAGACGTTCACCACCAGAAATTGTTTCAAAGATGATTCAGGCTTTGGAAGAATTAACTGAAACAAAATCATTGCCCGCCATCGACAAGGTGCGCGGTTGTCATCGACTTACATTCGAATCTTCTTTTCGACTggtaaatgaagaaaatagttaa
- the LOC124427093 gene encoding superoxide dismutase [Cu-Zn]-like: protein MQKSLRISIMMILLTWKTYAEVYEGTIMNTNERTLFIRSLPGYPGSRSNLYEVYMEPYFFVIGLKAVVEMRALGKDGLPIEGPKGRLTLEQQADGVKIIGTITGLSPGMHGFHVHEKGDLREGCDSAGPHFNPYMVNHGAPNDPLRHVGDLGNIEVGPDGVAQINGMDRYLSLVGVRGAVGRALVIHAKPDDFGRGGTEESIKTGSSGARLACGIIGFL from the exons ATGCAAAAATCATTGAGAATTTCGATCATGATGATCCTTCTAACGTGGAAAACGTACGCCGAGGTCTATGAAGGAACAATAATGAACACAAATGAAAGGACACTATTCATAAGGAGTCTTCCCGGTTATCCTGGAAGTAGAAGCAACTTGTACGAAGTTTACATGGAACCCtattttttt GTAATAGGATTGAAAGCAGTGGTTGAGATGAGAGCACTCGGGAAAGATGGATTGCCAATAGAAGGTCCTAAAGGAAGGTTGACACTGGAACAACAAGCCGATGGGGTTAAAATAATTGGAACTATAACGGGTTTGAGTCCTGGTATGCATGGATTCCATGTACATGAAAAGGGTGATCTTAGGGAAGGGTGTGATTCTGCTGGACCGCACTTTAATCCTTACATG gTAAATCACGGAGCACCAAACGATCCGTTACGGCATGTCGGAGATTTGGGTAACATTGAGGTCGGCCCTGATGGAGTAGCACAAATAAATGGTATGGATCGCTATCTGAGCTTGGTTGGAGTTCGAGGTGCCGTAGGAAGGGCATTGGTGATACATGCAAAACCAGATGACTTTGGTCGCGGAGGAACCGAAGAAAGCATTAAAACTGGTTCATCCGGAGCTCGATTAGCTTGCGGCATTATTGGATTTTTATAA